A stretch of DNA from Oryza brachyantha chromosome 4, ObraRS2, whole genome shotgun sequence:
AAATGAATTCACACCAATGATTGTTGAACCATCGATTGCGAGTTCAAATGAATTCACACCAATGATTGTCGAACCATTGGCTGCAAGCTCAAATGAATTCACACCCATGACTATTGAACCACTCAATGCTATTCCAATGGGAGTTGATTTTACTCAGAATGGGTCAACTGAATATGGTGCACAATATTCTGAAGATGCTCCGCAAAACTCAACGCATGAGATTGCAAACCTTCAGAATCAAAGTGCTCCTCAGGACAACCACCATACAAAGTTGGTTGTGGTGAAACGTAGACCCGCACTTCGTGGTGGAAAAGCTAAACGTGGTATGCCCAAGCAACTGAATGTTGCAGATATCTGTGATCGGTTAGCATCAGATGTGGCACGGGAAGAAATATTGTTTTGCGAGGTAAAGAACTACATTAACTCCATGCGCTTGAGTACTGCTCCAAGAAGCTTATGCTTTACAATGTTTATGACCTTTTCCAAACCAAATGTCAGGAAATGAAGAAGCAGGCTGCTGCTGAAATCGATGGTCTGTATGATGAGATAAGGCCAGCAATCGAAGAGCATGAGAGGGACAGCCAAGACAGCGTGGCCACAAGCCTCGCTGAGAAGTGGATCGAGGCTAGCTGCTGCAAGTACAAAGCTGATTTTGATCTTTATGCTTCCATAATCAAGAACCTTGCTTCCACACCTCTCAGATCAAAAGAAGACGTGCCCCCTAAAGAGCAAAATGGAGTGATGTACCTGGAAAACGGTCCATAACGAGTTAAAAAGTTCAACTTTGTAAAATCTGACAAGTGGCTAGAGAAGTAGATATTACTAGTTCTCTGACATAGGTGAAAATTTTCCTTGATACagtttggttaaaaaaatattgcgaGGTCGTATTTTTCTTATTGCAAATACCATTTGATGCGAGGATGTTACTTATGTAAACCTTGAAATCCATTGTCAGTGTTCTTATATTACATTTAGCTAGCTTCGGATTTGGCTTGTGGGATTCCAAGTTAACTCAATATCTGTGTTTGTACACCTATGCGGCTATGTGGTGCAGATGGAACTGACGTAGAAGTTAGAGGAACTATGTAACTGATATGCGGATCATATAGACAGTGGAGTCTATATGTCAATGACCATGTTCCTCAAACTAAGTCCGGTGCATATGCCATCCTTTGGAAGTGGAGTACTACCACTTGAACCTTTTTAGATCAACCTTTATCTGTGCACTATTTGTATGATTTTTGGAGATCAACCATCAAACCAGCATAAGCACCACatagtaacaattaaaataattaatgagtaaaacttatatatatgttattagttatttaaaaacaaatacttaaaaataaattaagatgagaaaacctcaaaatcaatttaaaatttaagttttaaaatacaaaatttaacttataacttataagtatataacttataagtataaaagaaaagatgacgGACAATTAATGAAGggcaattgtttttttttccattctaacatgtttatttttatcaacaaGTATTCGTTACTCGCTCTGTCCTAAATACAGTGGCTTCTAGTAATCAAAATAAGATCATATGCTCTCTCATCTTAACTAATCATATCTATTTATGAGTTGATCTAAGATGTAAAGTTTTAGTgggctagttttttttttctccaatccctctctttttctttccttcctcTCCGCTCTCCCTTACAGGGATCCAATGTATAGGGGGGCTGGAGCCCTGCACAGCCTTCACGCTGGATCTGTTCATGTACCCATTCTCATTTAATATCTTCACCTACTTTCTCATTTAAACCCATGAGAGCTATTTTCATCAACTTTTACCCAATTTTTGATGGTTGTGTAATcgtttaaaagtttttatattttagaacaagtaTTATTAGCAGATAGATTCGTATGCGTCCATCCCTAGTTAGTTGTGCCGAAGTCAAACAAGTCCAAGCGAGAATCACCGTGCCTGCCTCGACTAGATTTCCCGGTCTCCTCggcgtctcgtctcgtctcgtcccGCGCGAattcgcccgccgcgccgatcTCTCCCCGGCGAGTAGccccccccgcccccccgccgccgccgacatgCTGTTTCCGCTGCATCGTCGCccggtgagcatccatccatccgttgCGCAGCCACATCCTCTTTCCCACCTAATGGAATCTGCATTAACCCTAGCTTCTCTTCTAGATCTCTAAGTTTACTTTTAGTATAAGTTGCTGCATCAGTCctgaataataattacatcCAATGCAGATTATTTGTAGTGATTCAGGAGGCAAAGGTAAAGGTACCTGGTGCAGACAATTTTAGGTGTCCCAGTACTGATTCTGTTTCATGCAAAACGGACAGTGTGGGGGGATCAGGATAATTTTAGGATAAGTTTGAGCCATGGGGAAATTTGAGCGTGGCAATCTACTGGTGTCGCTTGGTGAAGGGTGGTATCATTATAgccttgcagcagcagcagctggccTGGCAATAGGAGTTGCTGGGTTGTGCAAAGCTGTGCAGAGCGGTTTGGTGATGCCATGGGTTTCCCAGAAGAGGTTGTCTCCGGACTCGGAGAGGCTATATTACACTGGAGGCCTGAAAAATCTTGGGAACAATTGCTTTCTTAATGTTGTACTTCAGGTATCTCTTGTTGTCTATTGAGTGATCCGTAATACTACGGCGGTGTTCTTTATGTGTAAGAGTGTTGCCATCTGGAGTTAAAATGCTAAGCTGGAGAATGTTTGTTTGACAGGCACTTGCTAGCTGTGATGGTTTTGTTTCCTCTCTAGATAATTTGCTCGAAAGCAGCGATGTGCTACCTGAGGAAAGGTCCGAAGGAATGCCTCTTATTTTTGCTCTATGTTCTCTTATAAAAGGTAACACCGTTTGCTCTTTCTAAGATGCACCTTTGGAAGAAGATGGTCTGCAATCAATGCTTAGCAAACATCTAagctttttctttatttgtctGTAATTGTCTGTATAGTAAATGGcttgaacaaaaaataaattgttggCTCCTGTGACCCTACTGGTCTCAGGAATTACCCAGCAGTGGTGGCATCTTTACATAATGTAATATTGACCTCAGTTCTTTTTTACAGTGTAAACTCTAATGCAGTTTTGACATTTATGGATCTATTTACATTAATTGCTGAACATTGTGTCATGTCATTGCAATGGTTGGTAAATGAattgatgattaaaaaaaaatggttggtAAATGAATTGGATGTTCTTGCTCCACATCACACTTCTCAGTTTCTTCCTtcaatatgaaatataaaacaaagtcTTTTGAACTTCtgtgttatttttcttaagaaaGCAGACACAATGCTCCCAATTTTCAAGTTTCTCGCTATATACTTGTAAAACCTCTTTTAGTTGGTTActcataaaatttctactactaCTTTATAAACTTTGGTTATATGCTGTAGACTTGAGCATAGTTCGAGATGGAAGGACTGAATTGAGTCCACACAAAGTAATGGATGCTTTGAGTTTCTATGTCAGCCACTTCAATTTGACAAGACAGCAGGCATGATGTTTACTTCTGTATATTTCctctttaaaatttagattgaaTTATATGTCCATACATAATGAGATCTATTTAACCATCATAGGATGCTTCGGAGGCCTTTCATCATCTTTTGACCTCACTGAGGGATGAATTTTCCCATTGTTATGTACCATATAGGAGTTCTCTGGCAGACATCACCCTGTTTCATTCCAAAGTATACAAGCAAAGGGAAGGTAACCAGCCTGAATGCAAGCGCTGGAAACAAAACCTATTTGGTCCCTTTGATGGGACTATTGGCAGCATATTATCTTGCAGAAATTGTTCATCTGTGGTAGACACCTACGCCCCTAATTTTGTAGCTGTTAACTATGCTCCTAATGTTTTAATGATTAATATATCCTCTCCTCTACTTTTACTAAAGGCGTGTTGCTTTGGACACTGACAACCTCCAAAACACAACCTTGacaattattttatctatctATACATTACTATATATGCCATTATAGGTATGGTATTATGGAAGATGTTATGATGATAAATCTGCATATTGATGTGACCAATCTAAACATGTTTTGGTTGTGTGTTGCATGCTCTCTGCAGTTTGTTGAAAGCGTGCATAGTTCTTTTTATCACAGCTGTTGATTTTCCATTCTCATTGTTATTGTTTTTCACAGCTGTCATTGGACTTTGAAAATTTCTGCTGCTTACCTCTCTCACCTGTGGCTGATATAAATGGAGATATTGTATGTGCAAGTGAACCTTCCTAAGTTTCATTAATTCAGGATTCAGTAATGGCTAGTTTTGGTTCCTGCACTATTCTTAATGTTTGTTTCCCTTATGCCTGTCTTATGGTGTGGCATTTAGATCAATGGATGTAGTTTGGTGGATTGCCTAGAGCACTTTACGATGTTGGAGCATCTTGACAACTATCGTTGTGATCGGTGTTGGCACAATGTTGCTGCCAAATATCTGTCTTGTAAATCCGAAGTTGATGAGGTACTTATTTatctttgatgtttttttgttcCATCATTGCACTGAAAATTTGGTACTACTATATATTGTTATGAAGCTATACACATATACCTGTTTCACTGTTCAACCTGATACCCTATATTCAATCTCTGCCAGGAAAAAATTAGCAAACTGCGCACCTGCGTCAACTATGACACATGTAGTTGCAGGCATATATTTAGCCCAGAGGAAATGCCATGTTCGATATCTTCTCAAGCAACAAAGCAGTTGGCTATCACTCATTTCCCAAAGGTACAactgtttttttcccttttgtaACAGAATTGGAATCATGTATCACTATGTTATGAAACCTGATTTAATGCCATCTTCCAGATCTTGTGTATTCATTTGCTACGCGCTTCTGTTGGTCTAAACGGTGAATTAGTTAAGCGAGGAGTAAGCACACATAACATTTGCAACATTGTTGCTTTATCACTCCATATAATAAACTATATTCCAGATGACCTGTACTTTAATTGCAGGGacatattttctttcctttacTTCTTGATCTTTCCCCATTTGCTGGAGGTGCATTAACCCCTGGACAGGGGCCTAGGCCTTCAGCAATGAACATGCAAAGACATGGCCAGCATGCTCTCCATCTGTGGCGACAGCTGAATTTGGAGATGCCTGTGAATATGTTATCTTCTGCCACTGATGGGGACTCATCAAGTCATCCTCCTGAGGATGAATCAATAAACAGACCTGGACACTCATATTACGTGGTATGTAAATCTACTTTCAACGATATATTTCGTAGTTTTTGTTTGGATGATGATGGGATTCCTGATCAACTTTTTATACAATTAAGATCATGTGATCACTTCATATGCCCCCTTGTCCTTTTTAGGGGAATAGAGATACAGATAGTAGGTTCTTGCCTTCATCATCATTGACAGACAAGCTATATGGTCTCAAATCTGTTGTGGAACACTACGGTATATGTGGAGGCGGGCATTATGCAGCTTACCGGAGTGTAAAACCAAATTCTTATTCTAATGAATCAGTGCAATCTCTTGCAAGTTCTAGCAAGCAGTGGCTTTATGTCTCAGATGATCATGTGTCACATGTTTCGGAGGATGAAGTTTTGGCAGCGGAAGCTACACTTCTTTTCTACGAAAGGCTTTAGCAATCTGTTGAGTAGTAATTTTTAACTAGGAACACCACACAGTTTTTTTAGGGGATTGGCCCTAGTAGCTTATCGAGATTCGAGAATCGATACTCCTTTGTTTGAGAACTCAAATCTTGGATAATGAATCATCAAGTCTTGTTTTCTGACCTTATGGGGTTTGTTCAAATAGATATGAAACGAGAATCAATCGATTCAATTTTGTTCCAGCCGTAACGTTGTTGTGTTCTGGTGAAAGGATACGATGTATAGCATGTGACTTCCAAGCCTGACTTTGTTTTTCCCCCTTTGGCAACATAAACGATTAACATAATAGATCAATCACAGGAGACACGAGATTTTACGTGGAAAATTCTCCTAAatcagaagagaaaaaatcatGGGCATCAGCGAACAAAATATCTTCAGTATTTCGGAATGATATTACAATGCCATACGTCGGCTTAcaagaggtatatatatatactagcaaaatgcccgtgcgttgcaacggacttaaaaacaaaagttgaaaatttgtaaaaatgcTCGATTGACTCATGCTTGTTTAAAGATTATAGCGGGCATGTAATCtctttttgattttgtattcGAGTTTGAATTATTTTAACACAGAAATTTGACAGTTCCAAATATAGAGATGAAAATGGACAGAAGCACTCTCAATTAGTTTGTCTATGTCACTGTCATCCCCGGTATGTGGCATGCATATATCATGTATGTCTCCAATATCATTGACATCTTCAGTGCCATTACTGATCCGTAGTAGGTATTCCGCGAACCACGGATCGCTTTGTGCCCTTATATTGTGCACCAGATGCACATGGACTTTCAGGTTAAACCTGTGCAATGAAACGCCTACTATTTGACCCCTTGACCCCTTTGGAACAACCGAAAGAACTTGCCTGAAATCACCTCCGAACACAACTGTTTCTCCACCAAAAGGAAGATTTGGTTTGTTCATTATATCACGTATACTGCTGTCTAGTGCCTCCACCGATTGCCTCTTAGCCCTTacctctctcgttttccacacgcacgcttcccgaactgctaaacggtgtattttttgcaaaaaatttctataggaaagttgttttaaaaaatcatattaatctattttatattttttaataattaattaatgggttaattagatttatgccattataaatttgctagttttgaaatataccat
This window harbors:
- the LOC102716314 gene encoding ubiquitin carboxyl-terminal hydrolase 27: MGKFERGNLLVSLGEGWYHYSLAAAAAGLAIGVAGLCKAVQSGLVMPWVSQKRLSPDSERLYYTGGLKNLGNNCFLNVVLQALASCDGFVSSLDNLLESSDVLPEERSEGMPLIFALCSLIKDLSIVRDGRTELSPHKVMDALSFYVSHFNLTRQQDASEAFHHLLTSLRDEFSHCYVPYRSSLADITLFHSKVYKQREGNQPECKRWKQNLFGPFDGTIGSILSCRNCSSVLSLDFENFCCLPLSPVADINGDIINGCSLVDCLEHFTMLEHLDNYRCDRCWHNVAAKYLSCKSEVDEEKISKLRTCVNYDTCSCRHIFSPEEMPCSISSQATKQLAITHFPKILCIHLLRASVGLNGELVKRGGHIFFPLLLDLSPFAGGALTPGQGPRPSAMNMQRHGQHALHLWRQLNLEMPVNMLSSATDGDSSSHPPEDESINRPGHSYYVGNRDTDSRFLPSSSLTDKLYGLKSVVEHYGICGGGHYAAYRSVKPNSYSNESVQSLASSSKQWLYVSDDHVSHVSEDEVLAAEATLLFYERL